The Nicotiana tomentosiformis chromosome 2, ASM39032v3, whole genome shotgun sequence genome includes the window ttgccaggtctagagttttgtgtacatcttatgtatatctgtatatatgttatgggtaggtcgggcccCTGTTCctatcacagtacatctatcagtagaggcttgtagacatatcatgttggttagtgtagtatgttgggtttgtaggcctggtatgtataatttggtggtttgtcagctgtagtagctatgacggccttgtcggcctagttttatattgatgtttagttagcgccagttttcattcagttttatattttgcttcgtaaATAGTCTTGCAAGGtagccccatggccaaagtatgacattatatgttcagagtcccttagtcgcaatttggtacgccaggttaggtgaggcaccgggtgctggtctcgctcctaggttcggggcgtgacaaagccTTTGacggaatgatgtcgttggtggcgAATGCAACAAACCGTTCCACCCCCGTTCTTtgcatcatccatgctagacaacaaagcatggtggccacgcttgcagaggtttatcattccctcGCAAAATgttttgggagaatagagattcaccatatgagctaaggttagctcctctccagtctcctggcacaagcgtcgaaggcaggcgaccgtcctccacactgaaggacttacctgtgctaAAAAcacctggtagcgaaggcaaaactctgCAATCATagaatcaagctctccactcaaagaaaacgtacccaaagtaaagggatatgtgtaaaagtatgtaaaaccttccttagGAAGGGTCACTTGCTCCGATAGATCAGAAGcaatgatatccaactcatggcagcgacagtcttccttcacaacatgaatactggaaggacgaatggaagaagggtacctactaacagcccatgtacgagggttagcagtaggaaatttctcttctaAGTCCTTTGTGGTACTGAGTCTCCTTGGGATGATGTAACCCACCGTTGGAGGAGCAGATTCCTcggctttgttcttgttctttgaagaaccggcacacttggaggaagaagccattgaataagaagaagggaagggtttttgtttgaagagaattagagaaaggatGGAGAACAAAGATGGAAATCAGAAGTTTGAGAAATTATGAAGTATAAAGGAAAAGAATGAtgcatataagtaaaattttggcggctaaattcatggccatgattacctcgataaatCGGTAAAAGTTGTGTTGAATTGTGGGATGACACGTATTCGGGGCATTAAATggggagagacgtgcgtctaatcaaccgtcagaaaccTTTAGAGAGAGTTATAGTAATCCCCCCCCCTccaaaagagtatttctaccaacttcccaaTAACACAAAgctatgtcaccggaaagcagggggactatctgtatagggtgaaatatgatatgacacgtggtcatctaaagTAAAGAAATGTGGGACCCCAGACGGGGATGGCTGAAAATCGAACGCAGCCATTTTActtgtcaccggaagggataacattcataaaggtgtattaaatgctctacgtccggtagcatttaataaggaatattaTGCAACATTAAGAGCAACGGCATATTACAGAGAGTTTGGCATTtatattcaccgttacatcttcatcaatgaccctcataattgatattacagaagggcacgatcctaggatcTTCTTCTCTAgatgcagctataaatagtgagcccagttatcattgtaGGGGACACAAAATTTTCTGGCAAAACTTACACCACATTCTATataaagcttaatacaatcttacttttctgttttttgatctcatcattgctgtgcccGAAAATCTTATTCCCGGAACTGTCATCTCTGTTGTTTCATATACATTTTAAGtctaagtattgtatatttctttaattattgtattatttcaatatcaaattagttcacttgtctagaaaccacgtataaattcaactgtaccattttaggGATAAACAAGCTTGTTTGGCTAAGCTgctaaaatatatttattttgaaaaatactttttaaaaaagtacttttgaagagTTGCAGTTTGTATTTGATCAATTcatttgagaagtattttttacAATATTTGATAAGTAAATTGTATTGTCAATCttttcaaaaagtatttttaacTGTCTAATTACGAAATATTTAGTTTACAATTAGTATTATTTGAAAGAgagaaataaatttaaatatttattataagagaattcaattatttttttatttgatttaattataatataaaaaataaagcaaaaatatatattaaaatgtctaatcaatataaaatatagttattcaaataaataataaataggtATCTGGTATTACTTGTTATTTATATGATGATTCAAATATATCAAAATACAATCATTTAGTATAAATTAAAAATCTGCTTCATTAATCAAATATAAAAAAATGATCTATTTATATTACATAGACTATTtcaaagaaaaataggaaaaagagaataaaaatatgataaaaataaaatagataaaaaaagaaagaaagggatGGTAGAAAAAAAAGGAATAGAAAAAAGTTAAATTAATGAaggataatttaaaaaatataaatttatagtaAGGATACTtttgttttaaaataattaaatttttgccTCTACTTCTGCCTCTGTAAAGAAGCTAGAATTTATAGTTTTTTCTTAAAAGTAGAAAAATTGCTTCCGTTGATGCTAAAAAGTACTCTTACATCTTGGCCAAACACAACAAATTTTTAAAAAGAATATCTTTTCTCATAAAAAGCACTTTTGACATCTTAGAAGCTCGGCTAAATAAGCTGGTGTTATGATTACTACTACTATACATAAATGTGAATTGTGAAGAAGCAAGTAGGTCTCGGTCAACATGCTTATCGCTTGATTTGATCGATGTCATTTAGGTTCAAAGTGATGATGTTTTTGTCATAGCTGAATCGTTATAACTTGATACATTGTTTCTCGAATCATACAAAGAATTTcaattttatctttttttaaaaGTTCAACAAATCTAAATTCACAGCATTATTAAAGTGACATTCAGGTAGTTTTAATCAATCTACGGTACTATGTTGTGATTATACAAATAAGTTTGTCTGATTTTTCCAAAATTGTCTATATGCTCATCTATTTAGATAATTTATATGATATAAGGATTTGTTTTCATCTACACTATGTTTCTTAGGCAAAAGAAATACTAGTCCAGAGTTTGTATTTTTAGCGAGCTAAGTAGGATCTCCTATGACCTAAGACACATATAATTATACTTCTCTCAAGGATAGGCCGATCTTACTTAACATTAATTATCCTTCTGTCAATTCGGATTTTTGGTGGAGAATGAGCTCATTGTAGCATTTCTATTGTGCAACCATAGTCGCCGAGTTGATATGTGGTGTCAAAACAACAATTATAATTTAAGAACCGCAAGCTATGTTAAAGTAGTTATTGTGGTGGTCATaagggagactggtggtggaatggagaggtgcaaGAAAAAGTGGAAATCAAGAAACCGGCGTATATGAAGCTAGTGGAAAGCGTAGACTAGGAGGAGAAGAGGGTGAATAGGGAGCAGTATAAGTTGGCTAAGAAGGATGCAAAGTTAGCAGTTACGGCGGCCAAGACTGCAGCTTTTGGTCATTTGTATGAGGAACTGGAGGGCCGAAATGGGGATAAaaggttgttcaggttagccaaggtGCGAGAAAGGAAGGCTCGTGATTTGGACCAAGTAAAGTGTATCAAGGACGAAGAaagtagagttttgttggatgaggggcttatccgtcggagatggcagacctacttccatagtctcttgaatgAGGAGGGGGACAGGAACATTGTATTGGATGATTTAGAACTCTCCGGGACtcgttgtgactttgggtattatAAGCGGATTAGAGTTGAGGAGGTTGAGgaggctatgcgtaagatgagcaggggcaaaaCGACCGGGCCGAATGAAATTCCGATgaagttttggaagagtgcggtCAAGGAAGATTTGGaatggctcactaggttatttaatgtcatttttagaacgaaTAAGATACCCGAAGAGTGGAGATGGAGCACGATGGTTcatgtatacaagaacaagggtgatataaaaaattataataacTATCGGGTAttaagctgcttagccatactataaaagtttgggagagggtgataGAGCTAAGGGTaaggaggagtgtgtctatttcaaGAACCAATTCGGATTTATGCCGGGACGTTCGACTACAAAAGCCattcaccttgttaggagattgatagagcaatatagggagaggaagaaagagttgcatatggtgttcatcgacttagaaaaggcgtacgataaagtccTGAGGGAGGTtgtgtggagatgtttggaggctagaggtgtactcGTTGCCTATATTTGGGGGAtaaaggatatgtatgatggagcaACGACCTGAGTGAGGACGGTCGGAGGGGACTCGGACCATTTTCCGGTCATGATGGGGTTGTATCAGAGGTTGGCACTCAGGCTTATTTTGTTTACCTTGGCGATGAACGTACTGGcgtgccacatccaaggggaggtgccgtaGTGCATGCTATTTGCGTATGATATTGTATTGCTTGACGAGACACTAGGTGGTGTGAACGTAaagttagaggtatggaggcagaccctggagtctaaagatttcaagttgagcaggaacAAGACCGAATATTTGGTgtgtaagttcagtggtgagACTCAGGGAAGGAAAGGGGAGGGGAGGCTGggctcgcaggtcatccctaggagagaaagttttaagtaccttggatCTATTATACAGGGGgatagggagattgatgaagatatcacacatcgtattgggccgggatggatgaaatggagactcacttctagtgttttgtgtgacaaaaagatgccaccaaaacttaaaggtaagttctatagagtggtggtcagactGACTATGTTGTATGTGGCTgaatgttggccagtcaagattgcTCATGTCCATAAGATGAAGGTAACATATATggggatgttgagatggatgtgcaggcacaccaggttagataagattaggaatgaggtTATTCGTgataaggtgggtgtggcccctattgaggacaagatgcgggaagcgaggctcaggTGGTTTGGATATGTGAGAAGGAGGAGCATAGATGccccagtgaggaggtgtgagagactGACATCCGAGGGTCTacgaagaggtagaggtagattGAAGAAgaagtggggagaggtgattaggcaagacatggcgcaacttcagctaaccgaggacatgacccttgataggaaggtgtgaaggtcgaggattagggtagtagggtAGATGGTCTAAATTGTTCATaccagtagtattggcacgcattCTTGCATTCTGTttgtagtaggtttttatgactaaccgttattttctttcattgttggtcATCTTACGATCTTGTTGTTTTCATTCTACTTTTATTTGGCTTTTTGGTGTTGTCCCTACTTGTCTATATTTTTAATAATGCGGTGCTTATGTTTtcctgagtcgagggtctattggaaacaacctctctatcctcacaagataggggtaaggtctgcgtacacactaccatccCCAAACCCCACGGTGTTGGATAATACTGGGTAAGTTATTGTTGTAAGCTATGCTAAAGTAAAAATGAGAGGCATTTATAATGTAAcaatgtcacgatcccaaatccactagtcgtgatggcacctaacccaaccccctaggtaagccaaacaatagTTACACAATTCCAATAAAGATAAATAAGAACTCATtaagtgaaataactgaacttctaTAAATTAGCCCAAGGgttagtagtacaagtcatgaggcACTAAGACTTCGATTTACAAAATtggtatgaaaataaatataaaatatgtttgaaatatacataagcAGATTACAAATCTAAAGCCACCAAGGACACAAGGTAGCGATATCTGAAAAACATGTACACCTGCAATGCCAGCTTCCGCCATACACAGTAGTATCAGCTCCAAGATTTGtgcgcaaggtgcagaagtgtagtatgaatacaactgaccccatatactcaataagtaacaaatctaacctcagGTTGAtagcagtgacgagctcggaagatGGCCAGCGTCCAACACCATAGCCAATAACAACTCATAATAATATATTGGAGACAATAAAAGTAATAACTTaaaagatattatgctcagctcgttcatagctacgggaaagtagacatgctttttaAGATAACACTCAAAGTCCAAATCTTACCACATAAAATCaattaaacatgagtttatcaaaagaactgtGTTTTTCCAATTCACAACATCAGTTAAGACTTTTCGTTTACcagttagcatgaggaaagtacatctctatgcctacatgtcaatatacatgtcaagtcatcaaatgtcatataccgtctagcataaggaaaatatatctctattcCTACATGTAAAAtgtacatgtcaagtcatcaaatgtcatattaCCATCTAGCATaaggaaaatatatctctatgcctatatgccaaatatacatgtcaacCTAACATTATCACCGTGAAACCATCAAGGATAGTCACACTTAGCACTCTCACAGTGCCTGGcataaatgcccctcaccaaagcacgtatatatatatattatatatatatatatatatatatatatatatatatatatatatatatatcaatgtgCATGCGCTCACTGTTGGCATATCAGACTCCAGAGCGGCGGATCctggcccaagcgctaatcaacaTCACATAGCCTAATCATGGGTCATGATGCACGCGTAGCCTAACATCAGCGCCACTTATCCCAATATGATCCTGGCGTACGCGTTACCtaaaaatcaataccaaatcagCTCTATGGCCCAAGCTCAATCATCAACTGCTCAAATCTCAGTTAACCACATCTCACATTACTCAATCCATAGTGTTACATATATGAGTCATCAACAATATatgaggaatcaaataagaaagtAATGAGATAGATATTTCATACACGAATATAGTATCATGACTGAGAGTATGTGTACATTAAGGTTAATAGCCAGAAACATCACGAATGGCCCTATCATGTCTCCAACAaatagcacatagcctagacatgatttctaatatggatcAGAATTCAAATAATCATACATGTTTAGAAAACAAGGATATAACGAGGCATGATAGAAAAACAAATCCCATAATAGTCTAAAAGCTACCTCAAATCATAAATACTCCGGTACACGCACGCACGCCCTTCACCTAGCGTGTGCGTCACCCCAATACATATCATCTAATATAGTTCCCAGGGTTAATTACCCTCAAACCCAAGTTtggatatgttacttacctcaaacaatccAAATCAAATACCTAGAAAGCCAAACATTACTCTAGAAAAGCCATCCCGCGCGAatcaacctccaaacggctcgaaactagccaaaagcaactcaaaacatcatattataacgacctgaccagtcatttcgagcatttgcacttcgctcagtagtttgaggtcatgagtggCTCCGTATGACGTATTATAACTTGTGTAAATTATCAGTTTTGGTTTCAGGTTATTctaaatcgatttggaagaatgaatttcatgattgaagctttaagttgaaagaggtGATTAAGTTtgccttttgtgaatttgaccccggaatgaagttttgatggttctgttaggtccgaatggtTATTTTGGattcgggcatatgcccggatttgcatttggatatttctagaaggattcgacactaattggcaaaagtagggaatttgaaggtttgaaaagttcacacgtttgaccgggagttgactttgacgGTATTAGATTCGGATTGTGGCTCCAGAAatttgaatagtttcgttatgtaatttgggacttgtgtgcaaaatttgagttcattccaggttgatttgataggtttcggtgcgagttttgcaagttgaaagtttaaagttcattcaagtttgaattaaggtgcgattcatcgtttgttgttatatgtgatttgaggtctcaattaggtccgtattatgttatgggacttgttagtatattcggacggggtcctgaggggcccGAGTGAGTTCCGGGCGAGGCTCAGGGCATTTCTCATTCTCATTTGGTTGCCGGTAGCTGCCGGTACTGGTGTTGTGCACCTGCAGTTGAATTTGCACAGGtgtgatggtcgcagaagcgacaaaggagTTGCAAGAGTGGATGTGGAGCTGGAGTAgggctccgcagatgcgagagTTGGGACGCACCTACGGAAGTGCAGAAGCGGTGCGGTGAGTCGCAAGGGCGAGGaagttcgcaggtgcgatggcagtgctgcatctgcggtcgcgcagatgcgaAGTGTTATTCCGCAGATGCGGTGCCAACTAGGTTCTGGGGTTCTCGCATAAGCTATATTGATACCACATAAGTGGTGGTCGTAGATGCAACATTGTGACTGCATATGCGGAAATGCTGGGCAGAACTATATTTTCGAAGTCTTGGttcttatttcacattttgggattttggagctctGTTTGGGCAAATTTGGAGAGGAAATTCACCATGTGACTTGGGGTAATTGTTCTACACTCGATTTGGATTATATTTcgcgaatctatcttcattttttgcaattggattatgaattttaaagagaaattgggggttttagcctaaagtttcatagagtgagtttttgagttttgaacatcgattcggagtcggaatttggtgaaactagtatggttacactcgtaattgaatgggttgtcggattttataagttttgtcgagttctgaggtGCGGACCCGGGTtagacttttgggttgattttgggcttttgattaaagattcgacctttatctattgggtttgtttcctttggcattatttgatatatttgagttgcttttggttagtttcgagccattcgtaggtcggtacgcacgggatggcatatttggagcatcacttagcttgctcggtattggatttggcttgttctaggtaagtaacacttctaaacttggtgctgagggtacgaacc containing:
- the LOC138905721 gene encoding uncharacterized protein, with amino-acid sequence MLFAYDIVLLDETLGGVNVKLEVWRQTLESKDFKLSRNKTEYLVCKFSGETQGRKGEGRLGSQVIPRRESFKYLGSIIQGDREIDEDITHRIGPGWMKWRLTSSVLCDKKMPPKLKGKFYRVVVRLTMLYVAECWPVKIAHVHKMKVTYMGMLRWMCRHTRLDKIRNEVIRDKVGVAPIEDKMREARLRWFGYVRRRSIDAPVRRCERLTSEGLRRGRGRLKKKWGEVIRQDMAQLQLTEDMTLDRKV